One Schistocerca cancellata isolate TAMUIC-IGC-003103 chromosome 1, iqSchCanc2.1, whole genome shotgun sequence genomic region harbors:
- the LOC126088156 gene encoding cuticle protein 63-like isoform X2, with protein sequence MKFLVIVFTVCVATACCQETREKRGLLGAGVLAAPGAVLAPRVLAAPAIAAAPIVAAPAIGHAPLGLGLGLGHPIIG encoded by the exons ATGAAGTTTCTG GTGATTGTCTTTACCGTCTGCGTGGCCACCGCCTGCTGCCAGGAGACGCGAGAGAAGCGCGGCCTCCTGGGGGCGGGAGTGCTGGCCGCCCCCGGCGCTGTTCTGGCGCCGCGCGTCCTCGCCGCCCCCGCTATAGCCGCCGCCCCCATcgtcgccgcccccgccatcgGCCACGCCCCCCTGGGCCTGGGGCTCGGCTTGGGTCACCCCATCATCGGCTGA
- the LOC126088156 gene encoding cuticle protein 63-like isoform X4 yields MKFLVIVFTVCVATACCQETREKRGLLGAGVLAAPGAVLAPRVLAAPAIAAAPIVAAPAIGHAPLGLGLGLGHPIIG; encoded by the coding sequence GTGATTGTCTTTACCGTCTGCGTGGCCACCGCCTGCTGCCAGGAGACGCGAGAGAAGCGCGGCCTCCTGGGGGCGGGAGTGCTGGCCGCCCCCGGCGCTGTTCTGGCGCCGCGCGTCCTCGCCGCCCCCGCTATAGCCGCCGCCCCCATcgtcgccgcccccgccatcgGCCACGCCCCCCTGGGCCTGGGGCTCGGCTTGGGTCACCCCATCATCGGCTGA